In a genomic window of Prochlorococcus marinus subsp. marinus str. CCMP1375:
- the secF gene encoding protein translocase subunit SecF produces the protein MSFTPKNLNVKYTFNVSRNRSKVWLISGFAVLISFLGFFFSWTNQSIGFPLRPGFDFTGGTQIILERKCDSECNKITTINISEAFNNAKFSNQETSQKLFDARIQFLDGYKSLLIRSPELSPSESKEVIESIEFVAGPLEDGGQSVESIGPTLGAKLLQTTLISLLVAFSCVAIYISIRFDRMFSLYALLALFHDVLIVCGVFSWLGIINEVEVNSLFAVALLTIAGYSVNDTVVVFDRIREINKQESRMNFKQKVDFAVSATLTRTLYTSGTTLLPLIALIFFGGTTLYWFAIALALGVVVGSWSSIALVPSLLTLRKEN, from the coding sequence GTGTCTTTTACACCTAAAAATCTCAATGTTAAATATACATTTAATGTATCCCGTAATCGAAGCAAGGTTTGGTTGATATCAGGCTTTGCGGTTTTAATAAGCTTTCTTGGTTTCTTCTTTTCTTGGACTAATCAATCAATAGGTTTCCCTTTAAGACCAGGTTTTGATTTTACAGGTGGTACTCAAATTATACTTGAAAGAAAATGTGATAGTGAATGTAATAAAATAACTACCATAAATATAAGTGAAGCCTTTAATAATGCTAAATTTTCAAATCAAGAGACTTCTCAAAAACTCTTTGATGCAAGAATACAATTTCTTGATGGGTATAAATCATTATTAATAAGATCACCAGAATTATCACCATCAGAAAGTAAAGAAGTAATTGAATCAATTGAGTTCGTGGCGGGTCCCCTTGAAGATGGTGGGCAATCAGTCGAAAGTATTGGCCCAACATTAGGGGCAAAATTACTTCAAACTACTTTAATATCACTTTTAGTAGCTTTCTCATGCGTTGCAATCTACATATCTATAAGATTTGATCGAATGTTTTCGTTATATGCACTTTTAGCCTTATTTCATGATGTTCTAATTGTATGTGGTGTTTTTTCATGGCTTGGAATAATAAATGAAGTCGAAGTAAATAGTTTGTTTGCTGTCGCATTGCTTACAATTGCTGGGTATTCTGTAAATGATACGGTTGTTGTTTTTGACAGAATTCGTGAGATCAATAAACAAGAAAGCAGGATGAATTTTAAGCAGAAAGTTGATTTTGCGGTTTCAGCTACGTTAACTCGAACTCTTTACACCAGTGGAACAACCTTATTGCCTTTAATTGCGTTAATATTTTTTGGAGGTACAACTTTGTATTGGTTCGCTATTGCTTTAGCATTGGGTGTAGTAGTAGGGAGCTGGTCAAGTATTGCTTTAGTACCTTCTTTACTTACACTTAGGAAAGAGAATTGA
- a CDS encoding AI-2E family transporter: MKFYNWVNLFFLITTGFLFWSLREIIILIFAGFIIAMALCTITGKIKNILPVKREICLLITLVSVLLILSLSLVIVIPQFTQEFQQLIIQLPSSAKALWGIITVAIEKITKIFYGENASLLSSEGLVFKDLAPLPDGVALANGITDSLKRLLDIAGDLGAGIVQTIFVLSIGLMIAVQPDSYKEIIIQLTPSLYRKRARKILAKCGNALSNWMVGVIISSSFVALLAGLSLYLLGIKLVVANALIAGALNIIPNIGPTISTIFPISVALLDAPWKSIAILVSYITIQNLESYLITPSVMHSRVKLLPALTLTAQFIFTVIFGPLGLLLSLPLAVVIQVLIKEIIINDILDKRLKSKPARSY, encoded by the coding sequence TTGAAATTTTATAACTGGGTAAACCTATTTTTTTTAATCACTACTGGCTTTCTATTTTGGAGCTTAAGGGAAATAATTATTCTAATTTTTGCAGGGTTTATAATAGCAATGGCACTTTGCACTATTACAGGCAAAATAAAAAATATATTGCCTGTAAAAAGAGAAATCTGTCTTCTAATAACCCTTGTAAGTGTTCTTTTAATACTGAGCTTATCTTTAGTAATAGTAATTCCACAATTTACCCAGGAATTCCAACAACTAATAATACAACTTCCTTCATCTGCAAAAGCACTTTGGGGAATAATAACAGTCGCTATAGAGAAAATAACTAAGATTTTTTACGGTGAAAATGCTAGTTTACTATCATCCGAAGGACTTGTTTTTAAAGATCTTGCACCATTACCCGATGGTGTGGCATTAGCAAATGGAATTACGGATAGTCTCAAAAGACTTTTAGATATAGCTGGTGATTTAGGAGCTGGCATAGTACAAACTATATTTGTACTATCAATTGGCTTAATGATTGCAGTTCAACCAGACTCATATAAAGAAATTATTATTCAGTTAACTCCTTCTTTGTACAGAAAAAGAGCAAGAAAAATTCTTGCAAAATGTGGAAATGCTCTTAGCAATTGGATGGTCGGAGTAATTATAAGTTCTTCTTTTGTTGCATTACTCGCTGGCCTTTCCTTATATCTTCTTGGGATAAAACTAGTTGTAGCAAATGCATTAATTGCTGGCGCCTTAAATATAATTCCAAACATAGGTCCTACAATAAGTACAATCTTTCCGATTTCAGTTGCATTGTTAGATGCACCTTGGAAATCAATAGCAATACTTGTTTCATATATAACAATACAAAACTTAGAGAGTTATCTTATAACACCTTCGGTTATGCATTCCAGAGTAAAACTATTGCCTGCACTAACTCTAACTGCTCAATTTATATTTACAGTTATTTTTGGTCCCCTAGGTTTGTTGCTTTCATTGCCTTTAGCAGTAGTAATACAAGTTTTAATAAAAGAAATTATAATTAATGATATTCTAGATAAACGATTGAAAAGCAAACCGGCAAGAAGCTACTAA
- the psb28 gene encoding photosystem II reaction center protein Psb28 produces MAELKKNATIRFLEGIDETSIPEIRLTRSRDGRTGQAFFTFEEPQALSAVKDGSIQGMSMFDEEGELKTREVKARFVNGTPSALEATYVWKSESDFQRFMRFAKRYASSNGMGYSEK; encoded by the coding sequence ATGGCTGAATTAAAGAAAAACGCGACAATTAGGTTTTTAGAAGGTATTGATGAAACATCTATACCAGAGATACGCTTAACAAGAAGTCGTGATGGAAGAACTGGTCAAGCATTTTTTACTTTCGAAGAGCCCCAAGCTTTATCAGCAGTAAAAGACGGGTCGATTCAAGGAATGAGTATGTTCGATGAAGAAGGTGAACTTAAAACCAGAGAAGTAAAAGCTCGTTTTGTAAATGGGACGCCAAGTGCTTTGGAAGCTACTTATGTTTGGAAAAGCGAATCAGATTTTCAACGCTTCATGCGATTTGCTAAGAGATATGCTTCTAGTAATGGGATGGGCTATTCAGAGAAATAA
- the mnmH gene encoding tRNA 2-selenouridine(34) synthase MnmH: protein MSGIGIPASYSLNKFRNTNGPLIDIRSPKEFNQGHLPGAKNIPLFNNEERALIGTTYKKKGKQKAINLGLEITTAKLKDLVEKLLQEKVTEENSFLRIYCWRGGLRSSSLGWLANILNLNPILLSGGYKNYRKWTLNQFEKEWPLRLLGGKTGTGKTSLLLELAKRGISIIDLEGIAMHKGSSFGGIGLPPQPSSEQFENFLAEALDNSKKFPSKGIWVEAESPNLGKCRIPNPIIRQMKKAPLLEVIRTKEERITRLVDEYSPHKNEDLKNATLRISKRLGPQRTKKALESIHKGNWREACLAMLDYYDKCYEYELEKVIRKSSIDLSGLSNKHSAEKLIQLGHVY, encoded by the coding sequence ATGTCAGGCATCGGAATACCTGCTTCATATTCGCTCAATAAGTTCAGAAATACAAATGGTCCATTAATTGACATCAGAAGTCCAAAAGAGTTCAATCAGGGGCATTTGCCAGGAGCAAAGAACATTCCTTTATTTAACAACGAAGAAAGAGCTTTAATTGGCACTACATATAAGAAAAAAGGAAAACAAAAAGCAATTAATTTGGGACTTGAAATTACTACAGCCAAGCTTAAAGATCTAGTCGAAAAACTATTGCAAGAAAAAGTAACCGAAGAAAACTCTTTTCTCAGAATCTATTGTTGGAGAGGTGGCCTAAGATCTTCAAGCTTAGGGTGGTTGGCAAATATTCTAAACTTGAATCCTATTTTATTAAGTGGTGGATATAAAAACTATAGAAAATGGACCTTAAATCAATTTGAAAAAGAATGGCCATTAAGACTTCTTGGAGGTAAAACTGGCACTGGCAAAACTTCTTTGCTTTTAGAACTAGCAAAAAGGGGAATCTCAATAATTGATTTAGAAGGCATTGCAATGCATAAAGGAAGTAGTTTTGGAGGCATTGGACTACCTCCTCAGCCGAGTTCAGAGCAATTTGAAAATTTTCTAGCTGAAGCCTTAGATAATTCAAAAAAATTTCCTTCTAAAGGCATTTGGGTAGAGGCAGAGAGTCCCAATCTCGGAAAATGCAGAATTCCAAACCCAATAATTAGACAAATGAAAAAAGCTCCGTTACTAGAAGTAATAAGAACTAAAGAAGAAAGAATTACCAGACTCGTAGATGAATACAGCCCTCATAAAAATGAAGATCTTAAAAATGCAACCTTAAGAATTAGCAAACGCCTAGGCCCGCAAAGGACAAAAAAAGCATTGGAATCAATTCATAAAGGCAATTGGAGAGAGGCTTGTCTTGCAATGCTTGATTACTATGACAAATGCTATGAATACGAGCTGGAAAAGGTGATAAGAAAATCATCTATTGATCTTTCAGGCCTAAGCAATAAGCATTCTGCCGAAAAACTAATACAACTAGGCCATGTGTACTAA
- a CDS encoding GUN4 domain-containing protein, which produces MPSDTSASANIAIEELLEKFSSGTLRQRRRLVDEVESRSDELKGLGSKLFETLPKESDDWSKGWILQVLNRHHNDYLKDLLAKDSSILFDVPSSSDIDYGPLQQSLIEERFEEADRITSETLRCLAGPSSLERGYVYFSEVEAMSEVDLISLDLLWNAFSQDKFGFSVQARLLESLGGRYDKLWSRIGWKVDGTWTRYPIAFTWSLKAPEGHMPLVNQLRGVRLMDAYLNHPFLKSRLKKS; this is translated from the coding sequence ATGCCATCTGACACATCAGCATCAGCCAATATAGCTATTGAAGAGTTGCTTGAAAAATTTTCAAGTGGCACATTGCGTCAAAGACGTCGGCTTGTTGATGAAGTTGAATCTAGATCTGATGAATTAAAAGGACTTGGATCAAAATTATTTGAAACCCTTCCAAAAGAATCTGATGATTGGTCAAAAGGTTGGATTTTACAAGTATTAAATAGGCATCACAATGATTATTTGAAAGACTTGCTTGCAAAAGATTCATCAATATTGTTTGATGTTCCTTCTTCTTCAGATATTGATTATGGCCCTTTACAGCAAAGTCTTATTGAAGAACGTTTTGAAGAGGCTGATCGTATTACTAGTGAAACCTTGAGGTGTCTTGCGGGCCCAAGTTCATTGGAACGAGGATATGTATATTTTAGCGAGGTTGAGGCAATGAGCGAAGTTGATTTGATTAGTTTAGATCTTTTATGGAACGCATTCTCTCAGGACAAATTTGGCTTTTCCGTTCAAGCACGTCTGCTGGAGTCTCTTGGCGGTCGTTATGACAAGCTCTGGTCTAGAATTGGTTGGAAGGTGGATGGAACCTGGACAAGGTACCCAATTGCTTTTACATGGTCACTGAAGGCACCGGAAGGGCATATGCCTTTAGTTAATCAACTGCGAGGTGTGCGATTAATGGACGCGTACCTAAATCACCCTTTTTTGAAATCTCGTCTTAAGAAAAGTTAG
- a CDS encoding ATP-binding protein, with protein MRLFRWTDFTLPSTLQLKYFVSLLIEPVGSQKRESIELGLHEALVNAVIHGNSSDPDKSLRVRRIITPNWLVWQIQDEGFGLKEAKRVFCLPSDADAESGRGLFLIHECFDDVRWSPRGNRLQVATRRQKQLMRRTSGIFDFTSDPF; from the coding sequence TTGCGCTTATTTCGATGGACTGATTTTACTCTCCCTTCAACTCTGCAACTTAAATATTTTGTGAGTCTTTTGATAGAGCCAGTTGGTTCTCAGAAGAGAGAGAGTATTGAATTAGGATTGCATGAAGCCCTTGTTAATGCAGTTATACATGGGAATTCATCTGATCCTGATAAGTCATTAAGAGTGCGCAGAATTATTACCCCCAATTGGCTTGTTTGGCAGATTCAGGATGAGGGCTTTGGTTTAAAAGAAGCGAAAAGAGTATTTTGCTTGCCGTCCGATGCTGACGCTGAAAGTGGCAGAGGTCTGTTTTTAATTCATGAATGCTTTGATGATGTTCGCTGGAGCCCTAGAGGGAATAGACTTCAAGTAGCTACTCGTAGGCAAAAGCAATTAATGAGAAGGACATCCGGGATCTTTGATTTCACCTCGGATCCATTTTAG
- a CDS encoding DUF6439 family protein has translation MWTSNTKKLIKELHSELTLNDKDWHKFKANKSLRAAEMLSSALSQIVNNGEKSDIEDLIEQSLKWIRGEIKDPGCPSH, from the coding sequence ATGTGGACCTCTAATACAAAAAAATTGATTAAAGAGCTACATTCTGAATTAACTTTAAATGATAAGGATTGGCATAAATTCAAAGCCAATAAATCACTAAGAGCTGCAGAAATGCTTTCAAGTGCGTTATCACAAATAGTTAATAATGGTGAAAAGTCAGATATTGAAGATCTTATTGAGCAGTCACTAAAATGGATCCGAGGTGAAATCAAAGATCCCGGATGTCCTTCTCATTAA
- a CDS encoding DUF1350 family protein gives MNNWRKIDQIWCAWPSKPKALIEMVGGSYIAATPHLSYSKLLGRLLKENFAIHAWSYVPGFDHQAQANQAWKALRKCRIKLESRIGCNNLEPIRIGHSLGCKLHLLAPDGGRKSHSFIGLCFNNYKADKSIPMLGKIKQKLKIQSEFSPSPKETMNLITKNYMQKRNLLIKFNSDNIDQSELLLEHLKARGDDESQLIKCNGNHLTPMNTGIKSILLNQINANSHENNNLEQLIALISKYASQ, from the coding sequence ATGAATAACTGGAGGAAAATAGATCAAATCTGGTGTGCTTGGCCATCCAAGCCAAAAGCATTAATAGAGATGGTTGGAGGTAGCTATATAGCTGCTACTCCTCATTTAAGTTATTCAAAACTTCTTGGTAGGCTTTTAAAAGAAAATTTCGCAATTCATGCATGGAGTTATGTCCCTGGATTCGATCATCAAGCTCAAGCCAATCAAGCTTGGAAAGCCCTAAGAAAATGCAGAATCAAACTTGAATCAAGAATTGGATGCAATAACCTTGAGCCAATTAGGATAGGACATAGCTTAGGCTGTAAATTACATTTACTCGCACCTGATGGTGGAAGAAAAAGTCATTCATTTATTGGATTGTGCTTCAATAATTATAAAGCTGATAAATCAATACCAATGCTTGGCAAAATTAAACAGAAATTAAAAATACAAAGTGAATTTAGTCCTAGCCCAAAAGAAACAATGAACTTAATTACTAAGAATTACATGCAAAAAAGAAACCTATTAATTAAATTTAACTCTGACAATATAGATCAATCTGAATTGCTTTTAGAACATTTAAAAGCAAGAGGAGATGATGAATCGCAATTGATAAAGTGCAATGGCAACCATCTAACTCCTATGAATACAGGAATTAAAAGTATATTATTAAATCAAATTAATGCTAATTCTCATGAAAATAATAACCTGGAGCAATTAATAGCCCTAATATCTAAGTACGCTTCCCAATGA
- a CDS encoding 3'-5' exonuclease, translating into MQKELDFLNMPLSSEKSTSLETLLIVDTETTGLDPEKDQCIEVGAILFHIEKRSILAQNSFLIPAANNPAEAINKISPDLTRFAQPWEEGVKYFLALVDIADVLIAHNAEFDRQWFGIPPLPEISKPWVCSMEDISWPSTLNLKGRPSVRDLALAFEVPVWSAHRALTDCIYLVEIFRRCSDLEELLEQGLEPRRLMRAEVSYDERHLAKNAGFRWNEPVRGAWTRRLSEREIRELSFPVVSVQL; encoded by the coding sequence ATGCAAAAGGAACTAGATTTTTTGAATATGCCATTGTCTAGCGAGAAGAGCACTTCTCTTGAGACTTTGTTGATTGTTGATACTGAGACTACAGGACTAGATCCTGAGAAAGACCAATGTATTGAAGTAGGGGCAATTCTTTTTCATATTGAGAAGAGATCAATTTTGGCTCAGAATTCCTTTTTGATACCAGCTGCAAATAATCCTGCTGAAGCAATTAATAAGATTTCTCCTGACTTAACAAGATTTGCTCAACCTTGGGAAGAAGGAGTGAAATATTTTCTGGCATTAGTTGATATAGCAGATGTTCTAATAGCTCATAATGCAGAATTTGATCGACAATGGTTTGGAATACCGCCGCTCCCTGAGATCTCTAAGCCTTGGGTTTGTTCAATGGAAGATATTTCGTGGCCATCAACACTTAATCTTAAAGGTAGACCCTCCGTAAGAGACCTTGCTCTAGCCTTCGAAGTCCCAGTTTGGAGTGCTCATCGTGCGTTGACTGATTGCATTTATTTAGTAGAAATATTTCGCCGCTGCTCTGATTTAGAAGAGCTGCTAGAGCAAGGCCTAGAGCCCAGAAGATTGATGAGAGCAGAAGTTTCTTATGATGAAAGGCATTTAGCTAAGAATGCAGGATTTCGTTGGAATGAACCTGTTCGAGGTGCTTGGACACGTCGCCTAAGCGAAAGAGAGATTCGTGAACTATCTTTCCCTGTTGTAAGTGTGCAACTTTAA
- the hisS gene encoding histidine--tRNA ligase, whose product MTNLKTLRGMVDLLPSHSARWQKVETLAIKNFERAGIKEIRTPILELTELFSRGIGEATDVVGKEMYSFEDRGGRSCTLRPEGTASVARAVIQNGLLKQGPQRLWYGGPMFRYERPQAGRQRQFHQIGVEFFGLSSVRSDAELISIAWDFLNELGLRNLKLQINTLGTSEDRKNYRSKLISWLENFPELLGEDSLNQLKKNPLRILDSKNSNIQKLINDAPLLGDHLNQSSINRFESLQKVLNTLKIPFSVNQRLVRGLDYYCHTAFEIISDDLGAQATVCGGGRYDGLVEQLGGPHAPAIGFAVGMERLLILIGDRLANEIHPDVYLINKGEKAEAEALLLARQLRLQDFIVELDDSGAAFAKQFKRANRVGATWAIVIGDEEINKGEIRLKRMKVLNKDKNEILLKKSDSLELRKILET is encoded by the coding sequence TTGACTAATCTTAAAACTCTACGAGGAATGGTTGATCTTTTGCCATCGCATTCAGCGCGATGGCAAAAAGTAGAAACCTTGGCAATCAAAAATTTTGAACGAGCAGGTATTAAAGAAATCAGGACCCCAATTCTTGAACTTACTGAATTGTTTTCTAGAGGTATTGGCGAAGCTACTGATGTTGTAGGTAAGGAAATGTACTCTTTTGAAGATCGAGGAGGTAGGTCTTGTACTCTTAGGCCGGAAGGTACAGCTTCAGTAGCTAGAGCCGTTATTCAAAATGGACTTCTAAAACAAGGGCCTCAACGCCTTTGGTATGGGGGACCAATGTTTAGGTATGAACGCCCTCAGGCTGGAAGACAAAGACAGTTTCATCAGATAGGAGTGGAATTCTTTGGATTGTCTTCTGTTAGGAGTGATGCTGAGTTGATAAGCATTGCTTGGGACTTCTTAAATGAACTTGGTCTAAGGAATTTAAAACTTCAAATAAATACTTTAGGAACTTCCGAAGATCGCAAAAACTATCGATCTAAATTAATCTCTTGGCTCGAAAACTTCCCAGAGTTATTAGGCGAAGATTCTTTGAATCAATTGAAGAAAAACCCTTTGCGGATATTAGATAGTAAAAACTCTAATATTCAAAAGCTTATTAATGATGCTCCTTTGCTTGGAGATCATCTTAATCAAAGTAGTATCAATAGATTTGAAAGCTTACAAAAAGTCTTGAATACATTAAAAATCCCTTTTAGTGTCAATCAAAGATTAGTAAGAGGTCTTGATTATTATTGCCATACAGCATTTGAGATTATTAGTGATGATTTAGGTGCTCAAGCAACTGTTTGTGGTGGTGGTAGGTACGACGGCCTTGTTGAACAACTTGGGGGGCCTCATGCGCCTGCTATTGGATTTGCTGTTGGAATGGAGAGGTTGCTAATTCTTATTGGAGATCGACTTGCTAATGAGATTCACCCAGATGTTTACCTAATTAATAAAGGAGAAAAGGCAGAGGCAGAAGCACTTCTTCTTGCTAGACAGCTTAGATTACAGGATTTTATAGTTGAGTTAGATGATTCTGGTGCTGCGTTTGCTAAGCAATTTAAAAGAGCAAATAGAGTAGGTGCAACTTGGGCAATAGTCATTGGAGACGAAGAAATTAACAAAGGAGAAATTCGTTTAAAACGTATGAAAGTTTTAAATAAAGACAAAAACGAGATTTTGCTTAAAAAATCAGATTCCTTAGAATTAAGAAAGATACTAGAGACATGA